The following nucleotide sequence is from Desulfurellaceae bacterium.
CCGCCCCGTAGACGCCCGCATCGGACGAGATATTGATGATGCTGCCGCCGCTGTTTTTGTCCATCATGAGCCGCGCCACGGTCCGGGAAAACAGAAAGGTGCCGTTCAAGTTGATATCGACAATGGCCCGGAACCCGTTGGGCGAAATATCGTGGGCGTGGGCCACAAAGCTGGCTCCGGCGTTGTTGATCAGCACATCGACCCGACCCCAGTTGGCCACGGCTCTGTTGACCACGGCTTCGACCTGATCGTTGTCGCGCACGTCGCACACAATCGCATCGACCGTGCCTCCCTCGTTACGGATGCCGTCGGCCACCGGACCGAGGTGATCCATCGTCCGGCTGGTGATCAGGACTTTGGCCCCACGGCGGCAGAACTCGGCCGCAATATCGGCCCACCGGTAATGATCGTCACTTTATCCGCAATATCAAAGGCCGTATCTGCCATGCCGTGTCTACTCCGTGTTTACGCCGGGCTTGTCGCAGCGCCCTAGCCAAGACTGGGCAACCATGTCTGGCCGCCGTTCGAGGTTCGCATGACCGTCCCAAAGCCGC
It contains:
- a CDS encoding SDR family oxidoreductase — protein: MAAEFCRRGAKVLITSRTMDHLGPVADGIRNEGGTVDAIVCDVRDNDQVEAVVNRAVANWGRVDVLINNAGASFVAHAHDISPNGFRAIVDINLNGTFLFSRTVARLMMDKNSGGSIINISSDAGVYGAASMAHYGASKAGVVNLTRSLAIEWAPYGIRVNCISPGPIETPGVMEVLWPTPELQQRARDSNALKRFGSGLEVAWPCVFLASSASGFING